The Vigna unguiculata cultivar IT97K-499-35 chromosome 6, ASM411807v1, whole genome shotgun sequence genome contains a region encoding:
- the LOC114187093 gene encoding probable ribose-5-phosphate isomerase 4, chloroplastic produces the protein MASVASSSSFSTRHLLCSPTPLLGRRRCRPNFLRMLTRSCLDDSSALLQAAEYTVNTYVKSGMVVGLGSGHASGMAIQHLGRQLRTGNLKDIVGIPMSVASASEAAKAGIPLDTYQESSKIDFAFDDADVIEEGTLVAIIGRRKLQSGESIIQEKSIINASNKFVFIIEENQYKGGLEGSIPVLIQSLNWMATAEEIDDMFLGDAEVWRRPTMGQAGPLGGDFPVVTREGHNILDVIFTSPIENLAEVAKSLGKVDGVVDHGVVSKIPCTVVIASQNGLNILDKLTADIVG, from the exons ATGGCTTCAGTAGCTTCATCTTCATCCTTTTCCACAAGGCATCTTCTGTGTTCCCCAACACCTCTGTTAGGCAGAAGAAGATGCAGACCCAATTTTCTGAGGATGCTCACTCGTTCCTGTCTCGATGACAGTTCTGCTCTCCTTCAAGCAGCGGAATACACT GTGAATACATACGTAAAAAGTGGCATGGTTGTAGGATTGGGGTCTGGTCATGCTTCTGGTATGGCCATTCAGCATTTGGGTCGCCAGCTTCGTACTGGTAATTTGAAGGATATAGTTGGGATTCCCAT GTCTGTTGCAAGTGCAAGTGAAGCAGCAAAGGCTGGGATTCCATTGGATACCTACCAAGAAAGTTCTAAA ATTGATTTTGCATTTGATGATGCTGATGTTATAGAAGAAGGAACACTTGTTGCTATCATTGGGCGCCGGAAATTGCAAAGTGGGGAATCTATAATCCAGGAGAAA TCTATAATAAATGCCTCCAATAAATTTGTGTTCATTATTGAAGAAAACCAGTACAAAGGTGGTCTGGAAGGTTCTATTCCAGTTTTAATTCAGTCT CTCAACTGGATGGCAACTGCTGAAGAGATTGATGACATGTTTTTGGGTGATGCTGAG GTCTGGAGAAGACCAACGATGGGGCAAGCAGGTCCGTTAGGAGGTGACTTTCCAGTAGTCACCAGGGAAGGGCACAACATTCTTGATGTTATCTTTACATCTCCAATAGAAAACCTTG CTGAAGTAGCAAAAAGCCTTGGTAAAGTTGATGGTGTTGTGGACCATGGTGTTGTATCTAAAATTCC
- the LOC114187534 gene encoding solute carrier family 25 member 44-like: MSMEADATTTNSQLPLADTDINWDRLDKTRFHVIGAVLFTAQSGLLHPTAVVKTRMQVAGSESWHVRGGTSVLAQILRSDGVSGIFRGFGTSAIGSIPGRVLALTSLEVSKDIILKHTQATHIPEASRVGLANALAGMISNLVSCVYFVPLDVICQRLMVQGLPGTTFCRGPFDVVRKVVETEGFRGLYRGFGLTAITQSPASALWWGSYAAAQHLIWRSLGYKDDTGEKPSHVEMVTVQASAGMVAGACSSVITTPIDTVKTRLQVMDNYGSERPSVLKTAKILLKEDGWWGFYRGFGPRFLNMSLYGTTMIVTYELIKRLSVQSSLRSFT; this comes from the exons ATGAGCATGGAAGCTGATGCTACCACCACCAATTCACAGTTACCACTAGCCGACACAGACATCAACTGGGACAG GTTGGACAAAACCAGGTTCCACGTCATCGGTGCCGTTCTCTTCACGGCTCAATCAGGCCTGCTTCATCCAACGGCGGTGGTGAAGACACGAATGCAAGTGGCGGGGTCGGAATCCTGGCACGTGCGAGGAGGAACGTCGGTGCTGGCCCAAATTCTGCGGAGCGATGGCGTTTCGGGAATCTTCAGAGGCTTCGGCACTTCCGCCATTGGTTCAATCCCCGGTAGGGTTCTGGCGCTCACCTCCCTCGAGGTCTCCAAAGACATTATCCTGAAACACACGCAAGCCACTCACATTCCAGAAGCTTCTCGTGTTGGCCTCGCTAACGCACTCGCTGGCATGATCTCTAACTTGGTTTCTTGCGTCTACTTCGTGCCATTGGATGTG ATTTGTCAGAGGTTGATGGTGCAGGGTCTTCCTGGGACAACGTTTTGTAGAGGGCCGTTTGATGTTGTTCGGAAAGTTGTGGAGACTGAAGGGTTTCGTGGCTTGTATAGGGGTTTTGGATTAACGGCGATTACGCAGTCCCCTGCTTCTGCACTTTGGTGGGGTTCATATGCTGCCGCACAACACCTAATTTGGAG AAGTTTGGGCTACAAAGATGATACGGGTGAAAAACCTTCACATGTGGAAATGGTTACAGTTCAGGCTAGTGCTGGGATGGTGGCTGGTGCTTGTTCATCTGTTATCACCACTCCCATAGATACTGTGAAAACACGTCTTCAG GTGATGGACAACTATGGTTCTGAAAGACCATCAGTACTGAAGACAGCAAAGATTCTCCTTAAGGAAGATGGATGGTGGGGATTTTACAGGGGTTTTGGACCAAGATTTTTGAACATGTCACTTTATGGAACAACTATGATTGTTACTTATGAACTGATAA AGAGATTATCGGTTCAATCAAGTTTGAGGTCTTTTACGTAG
- the LOC114187428 gene encoding ADP-ribosylation factor 1-like: MGLSIGKIFSRLCAKKEMRILMVGLDAAGKTTILYKLKLGEIVTTIPTIGFNVETVEYKNISFTVWDVGGQDKIRPLWRHYFQNTQGLIFVVDSNDRDRVGEAKDELHRMLNEDELRDAVLLVFANKQDLPNAMNAAEITDRLGLNSLRQRHWYIQSTCATSGEGLYEGLDWLSNNISSKPSFK; this comes from the exons ATGGGTTTATCTATTGGCAAGATTTTTTCTCGTTTATGCGCCAAGAAGGAGATGCGAATTCTTATGGTTGGTCTTGATGCTGCTGGTAAAACCACAATATTGTATAAACTGAAGTTAGGGGAGATTGTCACCACCATTCCTACTATCG GATTTAACGTGGAGACTGTGGAGTATAAGAACATCAGCTTCACTGTTTGGGATGTTGGTGGTCAGGATAAG ATTCGACCCTTGTGGAGACACTACTTCCAAAACACACAAGGGCTTATTTTTGTGGTAGACAGCAATGATCGTGATCGTGTTGGTGAGGCTAAAGATGAGTTGCATAGGATGCTGAATGAG GATGAATTAAGAGATGCTGTGTTGCTTGTTTTTGCCAACAAGCAAGATCTTCCTAATGCAATGAACGCTGCTGAAATCACTGATAGGCTTGGTCTAAACTCTCTGCGCCAGCGTCACTG GTACATCCAAAGTACATGTGCCACATCTGGTGAAGGTTTATATGAAGGACTAGACTGGCTTTCGAACAACATTTCAAGCAAGCCTTcctttaaatag
- the LOC114186763 gene encoding DEAD-box ATP-dependent RNA helicase 40 — MATAEAASAGLGPRYAPDDPTLPQPWKGLIDGSTGVLYYWNPETNVTQYEKPAPLTSPLPAPVASAPSLAPIPVAHTMQAGGMAPQHGQQLMQGQPSQQQVGHLAQQHGQSMPPQQQQQQSPHMVQTTQQNPSQGGQSAPQQNSLMTQSVPQPGLHQARQQMMQPQGQMLQQPQGQQIQHQMPPQTMHSQHFGQGMPQDHGSHIVPPQVHQFPTQNMHYMSYQQNIITPRQPNSQHIQPNTVSPGQPNPQQVQHNMHGQPFENQQTAFQKVEETEFKNGSQVGLSPSQYPQRSTLPAQNNQNLPADTASGQMPNVGVNAGQPQQFRTSLSGSVQKSPSAMPLQQGGSDLYYQHGPNFNKQMSPGMMHGHPSNVHPVGQKMSHEDNLRGRAGNEYYYNSNKDMPTMGRPQPDMTQIPVPRNQQDMRIGNTPFQNVMPSGNGSGIAGNAMPSMFVPPMGGPSPLSNNTLMRPSYMGSSDASDLSPAEIYCQQHEVTATGGDIPPPFMTFDATGFPPEILREIYSAGFSNPTPIQAQTWPVALQGRDIVAIAKTGSGKTLGYLIPAFILLRQRQNNSLNGPTVLVLAPTRELATQIHNEVIKFGRSSRVSCTCLYGGAPKAFQLKELDRGADIVVATPGRLNDILEMKKIDFGQVSLLVLDEADRMLDMGFEPQIRKIVDEIPARRQTLMYTATWPKEVRKIASELLVNPVQVNIGSADELAANKAITQYVEVVPQMEKQRRLEQILRSQERGSKVIIFCSTKRLCDQLARNIGRTFGAAAIHGDKSQGERDWVLSQFRTGKSPILVATDVAARGLDIKDIRVVINYDFPTGIEDYVHRIGRTGRAGATGVSYTFFSEQDWKHAGDLIKVLEGANQHVLPELRQMAMRGPSNFGKERGGMSRFDSGGGRWETGGRGSMRDGGFGGRGGMRDGGFGGRGGGMRDGGFGGRGGGMRDGGGFGGRGGGMRDGGFGGRGGGGFGGRGGMRDGAGGRGDFFPGRGNRGRGSGGLRGGHVGWGRGERGMDDRGQGRGRGRFDNRRDASYKSRGRSYSRSPDRVRTWDYSSSSRSRSRSRSRSWSRGRSRSRSRSWSRGRSYSRSRSRSRSHTRSRSRSRSPSYDRRDRSVQQVPDRKDLRAHEVGTSDPRMLPLSPGPGTQENSSLGSEQGQQQSVIGSSDPGNPEAVADISHQSGSGV, encoded by the exons ATGGCAACAGCTGAGGCAGCTTCTGCAGGGCTTGGCCCTAGATATGCGCCCGATGACCCTACTCTTCCACAACCGTGGAAGGGGTTGATCGATGGCAGCACTGGTGTGTTATACTATTGGAATCCTGAAACCAATGTTACACAATATGAAAAACCTGCCCCCTTAACGTCACCCTTGCCTGCGCCTGTGGCTTCTGCACCGAGCTTGGCACCTATACCTGTGGCTCACACAATGCAGGCTGGTGGGATGGCACCGCAGCATGGGCAGCAGTTAATGCAAGGGCAGCCCTCGCAACAGCAGGTGGGTCACCTTGCCCAACAGCATGGCCAGTCGATGCCACCtcagcaacagcagcagcagaGTCCCCATATGGTGCAGACCACTCAGCAGAATCCCTCTCAGGGTGGTCAGTCTGCACCACAGCAGAACTCATTGATGACGCAGTCAGTGCCGCAGCCAGGTTTACATCAAGCCAGACAGCAAATGATGCAGCCCCAGGGGCAGATGTTGCAGCAGCCTCAAGGACAGCAAATTCAACATCAGATGCCGCCACAGACAATGCATTCTCAGCATTTTGGCCAAGGAATGCCTCAGGATCATGGCTCACATATTGTACCTCCACAAGTACATCAGTTCCCTACCCAAAACATGCACTATATGTCATATCAGCAAAACATTATTACACCCAGGCAACCAAACTCTCAACACATTCAGCCAAACACTGTCTCACCTGGGCAACCTAATCCTCAGCAGGTTCAGCATAACATGCATGGTCAGCCCTTCGAAAATCAACAAACAGCATTTCAAAAGGTAGAGGAAACTGAGTTTAAAAATGGAAGTCAGGTTGGACTTTCACCATCCCAGTATCCGCAGAGGAGTACCTTGCCTGCTCAGAATAATCAGAACCTTCCTGCTGACACAGCTTCTGGTCAAATGCCTAATGTAGGTGTCAATGCTGGTCAGCCACAGCAATTCAGGACTTCCTTATCAGGCAGTGTACAGAAGTCACCCTCTGCAATGCCATTGCAGCAGGGTGGATCTGATTTATATTACCAACATGGTCCTAACTTTAATAAGCAGATGAGCCCAGGAATGATGCATGGTCATCCATCCAATGTCCATCCTGTTGGCCAAAAGATGAGTCACGAGGATAATTTACGTGGCAGAGCAGGAAATGAATATTACTATAATTCTAACAAAGATATGCCAACAATGGGTCGTCCGCAACCAGATATGACTCAAATACCCGTTCCTAGAAATCAGCAG GATATGAGGATCGGCAATACTCCTTTTCAAAATGTAATGCCAAGTGGAAATGGAAGTGGTATTGCTGGGAATGCTATGCCTAGCATGTTTGTTCCTCCAATGGGAGGACCTTCACCTCTCTCTAATAACACTTTAATGAGGCCTTCCTATATGGGATCTTCTGATGCAAGTGATCTTTCACCTGCTGAAATTTACTGCCAGCAACATGAAGTTACAGCAACG GGTGGTGACATTCCCCCTCCTTTCATGACATTTGATGCTACTGGTTTTCCTCCAGAGATATTGAGAGAG ATATATTCTGCTGGCTTCTCAAATCCAACACCAATACAGGCTCAAACATGGCCTGTTGCACTACAGGGTAGAGACATAGTAGCAATTGCCAAAACTGGCTCAGGGAAAACATTGGGTTACTTAATCCCTGCCTTCATTCTTCTTAGACAGCGACAAAATAATTCTCTGAATGGCCCCACTGTCTTGGTTTTGGCTCCAACACGGGAACTTGCGACACAGATTCATAATGAGGTTATCAAGTTTGGTCGATCATCACGAGTCTCTTGCACG TGCTTGTATGGTGGAGCACCTAAAGCCTTTCAACTAAAGGAGTTAGATCGGGGAGCAGACATTGTTGTTGCCACACCCGGTCGGCTCAATGACATACttgaaatgaagaaaattgaCTTTGGGCAAGTTTCACTACTTGTGCTTGATGAGGCTGACAGAATGCTTGACATGGgttttgagcctcaaatccggAAGATTGTGGATGAGATTCCTGCACGAAGACAAACTCTCATGTACACTGCAACCTGGCCAAAAGAAGTAAGAAAAATTGCTAGTGAACTTCTTGTGAATCCAGTCCAGGTTAACATTGGAAGTGCAGATGAGCTTGCTGCAAATAAAGCCATCACACAG TATGTTGAAGTTGTCCCACAAATGGAGAAGCAGAGGCGTTTGGAGCAGATCCTCAGATCCCAAGAACGAGGTTCTAAGGTCATAATATTTTGCTCCACGAAGAGGTTATGTGATCAACTAGCTCGTAATATTGGCCGCACTTTTGGGGCTGCTGCAATTCATGGAGACAAGTCTCAAGGTGAGAGAGATTGGGTTTTAAGTCAGTTCCGGACTGGGAAGTCACCAATTCTGGTTGCCACTGATGTTGCAGCTCGTGGGCTTGATATTAAGGATATAAG GGTGGTAATAAATTATGATTTCCCCACTGGAATTGAGGACTATGTGCACCGTATAGGAAGAACTGGAAGAGCAGGTGCTACTGGAGTGTCATATACATTTTTCTCTGAGCAGGACTGGAAACACGCAGGTGATTTAATCAAAGTTTTGGAGGGTGCTAATCAGCATGTGCTTCCAGAGTTAAGACAGATGGCTATGCGTGGGCCATCAAACTTTGGAAAGGAACGGGGTGGGATGAGTAGGTTTGATTCTGGTGGTGGGCGTTGGGAGACTGGTGGTCGTGGTAGCATGAGAGATGGTGGCTTTGGTGGTCGTGGTGGCATGAGAGATGGTGGCTTTGGTGGTCGTGGGggtggcatgagggatggtggCTTTGGGGGCCGTGGGggtggcatgagggatggtggTGGCTTTGGTGGTCGAGGTGGAGGCATGAGGGATGGGGGATTTGGTGGACGTGGTGGTGGCGGTTTTGGTGGACGTGGTGGCATGAGGGATGGAGCTGGTGGGAGAGGTGATTTCTTTCCTGGTAGGGGCAACAGAGGTAGGGGATCTGGTGGTCTTCGTGGTGGTCATGTTGGTTGGGGTAGGGGTGAACGTGGTATGGATGACCGTGGACAGGGGCGCGGACGTGGCCGATTTGACAACAGAAGGGACGCTTCTTACAAAAGTAGAGGAAGAAGTTATAGTCGAAGCCCAGATAGAGTCCGAACATGGGATTATAGTAGTAGTAGCAGAAGCCGTAGTAGAAGCAGAAGCAGGAGTTGGAGCAGGGGTCGTAGTAGAAGTCGAAGTCGCAGCTGGTCTCGTGGCCGAAGTTACAGTCGGAGCCGGAGCCGGAGCCGAAGCCATACCCGCAGCCGGAGTCGGAGCCGGAGCCCCAGTTATGACAGGCGGGATAGGTCAGTTCAACAAGTTCCTGATCGAAAGGATCTTAGGGCACACGAAGTGGGAACTTCTGATCCAAGAATGCTTCCCTTGTCTCCTGGTCCTGGCACACAGGAGAATTCCTCTTTGGGAAGTGAACAAGGGCAGCAGCAATCTGTTATTGGTAGCTCTGATCCAGGGAATCCAGAAGCTGTAGCAGACATTAGTCATCAATCAGGTTCTGGTGTTTAG